A region of Chitinophaga horti DNA encodes the following proteins:
- a CDS encoding winged helix-turn-helix transcriptional regulator, protein MSRIKQAEAYPANATEVCKKSLTAIRDAMYVMGGKWKLPIIIALLEGGPQRFKELQRSVQGITPKVLSKELKELELNQFVTRTVYDTMPVAVEYKATAYSRSLDKVIFEMKEWGEQHRRRIMSKNKLKKA, encoded by the coding sequence ATGTCCAGGATAAAACAGGCGGAAGCTTATCCCGCCAACGCAACGGAAGTTTGCAAGAAAAGTCTCACCGCCATCCGCGACGCCATGTACGTCATGGGCGGAAAGTGGAAACTGCCGATCATCATCGCCCTGCTGGAAGGTGGGCCGCAGCGTTTCAAAGAGTTGCAACGGTCGGTGCAGGGCATCACCCCTAAAGTATTGTCTAAAGAATTAAAAGAGCTGGAACTAAACCAGTTCGTAACCCGCACGGTATACGATACGATGCCCGTAGCCGTAGAGTATAAAGCCACCGCTTACAGCCGCTCGCTCGACAAAGTGATATTCGAAATGAAGGAATGGGGAGAACAGCATCGCAGGCGCATCATGTCAAAAAACAAACTTAAAAAAGCCTGA
- a CDS encoding PadR family transcriptional regulator — MDNENKPNAYFITRWQSQIKKGLFEYIIMLLLQTKERYGYELISEIKKLADMDIAEGTIYPLLSRLKKEKLVDSRWVEMEEGVPRKYYKLTDQGNEYLEAMYQYLGELMQAISDIKKI, encoded by the coding sequence ATGGATAACGAAAACAAGCCAAATGCCTACTTCATTACCCGATGGCAGTCCCAGATAAAAAAGGGGCTTTTCGAGTATATTATCATGCTGCTGCTGCAAACGAAGGAGCGGTATGGTTATGAGCTGATCAGCGAGATAAAAAAGCTGGCCGATATGGATATTGCAGAAGGCACGATTTACCCGCTGCTCAGCCGCCTGAAGAAAGAAAAGCTGGTCGACAGCCGCTGGGTAGAAATGGAAGAAGGCGTACCCCGCAAATACTACAAACTTACCGATCAGGGTAACGAATACCTCGAAGCCATGTATCAATACCTGGGAGAACTGATGCAGGCCATCAGCGACATCAAGAAAATCTAA
- the glpK gene encoding glycerol kinase GlpK — translation MNKSTQYILSLDLSSSAAGVVLFNHEGKVVKQLQKEYDKYYPQPGWIEVDPNEIWFTMLSVIEELWEETGVQPSAIAGIGIANQRETTVIWDKASGLPVYNAIVWQDRRTSKLCDDFRYQGFTEMIREKTGLILDAYFSASKISWILDNVEGARIRAEQGQLAFGTIDSWLIWKLTGGKKHVTDVTNASRTMLFNIHELNWDADLLKLFGIPYRLLPEICSNSEIIAHTAPALFDAAIPIAGVAGDQQAALFGQLCLEPGMVKNTYGSGCFALMNIGSEPIISRHNLLTTVAWKINGQVTYALEGSVFGGSSVFRWIRDGLGLIESTAEIEALAQTEPDNGGVLFVPALSGLGAPYWDPYARGMIIGITRGTSAGHIARASLEGVALGIYDALQAMEKDSGRTISELRVDGTSAGYDFFMQMQTDILEYPITRPEVMPVGAVGVAYLAALATGFWELDDVKGQYRAGKTFHPDAGNDAAAVKQKWQKAIARVKNWDL, via the coding sequence ATGAACAAATCCACTCAATATATACTTTCGCTCGACCTCAGCTCCAGTGCAGCAGGCGTTGTACTGTTCAATCACGAGGGAAAAGTGGTAAAGCAATTACAGAAAGAATACGACAAATATTATCCGCAACCCGGCTGGATAGAAGTTGATCCCAACGAGATCTGGTTCACGATGCTATCGGTGATCGAAGAGCTGTGGGAAGAAACCGGCGTGCAGCCCTCGGCCATTGCCGGTATCGGCATCGCCAACCAACGCGAAACCACCGTAATATGGGATAAGGCCAGCGGGTTGCCCGTGTACAATGCTATCGTATGGCAGGACAGGCGCACCTCCAAACTGTGCGACGACTTCCGCTACCAGGGCTTTACCGAAATGATCCGAGAAAAAACCGGGTTAATTCTCGATGCTTATTTCTCTGCCAGTAAGATCAGCTGGATACTGGATAACGTAGAAGGTGCGCGCATCCGCGCTGAGCAGGGACAACTCGCATTTGGTACCATCGACTCCTGGCTGATATGGAAACTCACCGGCGGTAAAAAACATGTGACCGATGTAACCAATGCCTCGCGCACCATGTTGTTCAACATTCATGAATTGAACTGGGACGCAGACCTGTTAAAGCTTTTCGGTATTCCATATCGTTTGTTACCCGAGATCTGCAGCAATAGCGAAATCATTGCCCATACCGCCCCGGCATTGTTCGATGCCGCTATTCCCATTGCAGGTGTGGCCGGCGACCAGCAGGCAGCTCTGTTCGGACAACTATGCCTGGAACCGGGAATGGTGAAAAATACTTACGGCAGCGGATGTTTCGCCCTCATGAACATTGGTAGCGAACCAATCATCTCCCGTCACAACCTGCTCACAACCGTCGCCTGGAAAATTAATGGCCAGGTCACCTACGCCCTGGAAGGCAGCGTGTTCGGCGGCAGCTCTGTGTTCCGCTGGATCCGTGATGGCCTCGGCCTTATCGAATCAACCGCCGAAATAGAAGCCCTTGCGCAAACCGAGCCCGATAACGGCGGCGTGCTGTTCGTACCCGCCCTCAGCGGACTTGGCGCTCCCTACTGGGATCCCTACGCCCGTGGTATGATCATCGGCATTACCCGCGGCACCTCCGCTGGTCACATTGCCCGCGCTTCGCTGGAAGGCGTGGCCCTCGGCATTTATGACGCATTACAGGCTATGGAAAAAGACAGCGGCCGCACCATCTCCGAACTCCGTGTAGACGGTACTTCCGCCGGTTACGACTTCTTCATGCAGATGCAAACCGACATCCTCGAATATCCCATCACCCGCCCGGAAGTAATGCCCGTAGGCGCCGTTGGCGTGGCTTACCTGGCAGCGCTGGCGACAGGCTTCTGGGAGCTGGATGATGTGAAGGGACAATATCGTGCAGGTAAAACGTTCCATCCCGATGCAGGGAATGACGCTGCGGCGGTGAAGCAGAAGTGGCAAAAGGCGATTGCGCGGGTGAAGAATTGGGATTTGTAG